From Candidatus Poribacteria bacterium, a single genomic window includes:
- a CDS encoding nucleotidyltransferase domain-containing protein, translating into MSEDICFNPEDQQFVDRAVDFCQRMGERAVLMLIGSRAAGFTDGWSDLDLCIIGDKRHLSDEDRETYEQSWQLFVDRGDFEAHWSFYDESDLRAWLEMYPDEMMWVIATSRTLYGCSSTAEELKDRYCVYPPAIAERKLKWMFGKYYFSQRGPLAMAARNKVETAFVAVGNVIEYLCKICCVAERQPFPYEKWVVEAAKQTRLGAMVYPSIQRAVNGIGDFLDPPADQNWRDWTPVKELRGTLPIVQNGLKELGWVCDWIDDPNAAYFDETVRRPAP; encoded by the coding sequence ATGAGTGAAGACATCTGTTTCAATCCAGAGGATCAACAGTTTGTTGATCGTGCTGTAGATTTTTGCCAACGAATGGGTGAGCGTGCTGTCCTTATGTTGATTGGGAGTCGTGCCGCTGGTTTCACCGATGGATGGTCGGATCTTGACCTGTGTATCATTGGCGATAAGCGTCACCTTTCCGATGAAGATCGAGAGACCTATGAACAAAGTTGGCAACTCTTCGTTGATCGAGGTGATTTTGAGGCACACTGGTCATTTTATGATGAAAGTGACCTGCGGGCGTGGTTGGAAATGTATCCAGATGAGATGATGTGGGTTATTGCGACTTCACGAACTCTCTACGGTTGTTCAAGTACTGCTGAGGAATTGAAGGATCGCTATTGCGTGTATCCGCCTGCGATCGCGGAGCGCAAGTTGAAGTGGATGTTCGGCAAGTATTACTTCTCGCAGCGCGGTCCCTTGGCTATGGCAGCTCGAAATAAGGTGGAAACGGCATTTGTTGCGGTTGGAAACGTTATTGAGTACCTCTGTAAAATATGCTGTGTTGCTGAGAGACAACCGTTTCCCTATGAAAAATGGGTGGTTGAAGCAGCTAAACAGACACGATTGGGTGCAATGGTGTATCCATCAATTCAACGCGCTGTGAATGGCATCGGAGACTTTCTTGATCCGCCAGCCGACCAGAACTGGCGTGACTGGACACCGGTGAAAGAATTACGGGGGACGTTACCAATTGTTCAAAATGGACTAAAGGAACTCGGTTGGGTTTGCGATTGGATTGACGATCCGAACGCAGCTTACTTTGATGAAACAGTCAGACGACCGGCACCCTGA
- a CDS encoding GNAT family protein: protein MAQSSLQVGNIVQPIARVDLPQRTDYEGKFISLSPINPQTDVAELYECSHGSDVKEQIWTYMSYGPFDSTHDMHKWLEEGARSEDPLFFTVHHLESKQRVGMVSFLNIVSDMRRLELGHIWYSPDSQRSNVNTEAIYLMLCEAFDKLKYRRVEWKCDSLNEKSRAAALRLGFKFEGIFRQHIIVKGRNRDTAWYSMLDSEWVAVKKNMEMWLYQNPNQQLSLTALNNSRS, encoded by the coding sequence ATGGCACAATCGTCTCTCCAAGTCGGAAATATCGTTCAACCAATTGCGCGTGTTGACTTGCCTCAAAGGACGGACTATGAGGGTAAATTTATTTCACTATCACCAATCAATCCACAAACCGATGTTGCGGAACTCTATGAATGCTCTCACGGATCGGATGTAAAGGAGCAAATCTGGACCTACATGAGTTACGGTCCCTTTGATAGCACACACGACATGCATAAGTGGCTTGAAGAAGGAGCGAGATCGGAGGATCCCCTCTTCTTTACCGTCCATCATCTTGAATCGAAGCAACGGGTTGGTATGGTAAGTTTCCTGAACATCGTTTCAGACATGCGACGACTGGAACTCGGACATATTTGGTATTCACCGGATTCCCAGCGATCGAACGTGAATACAGAAGCCATATACCTAATGCTCTGTGAGGCTTTCGATAAACTGAAATACCGTCGTGTCGAATGGAAATGCGATTCTCTGAATGAAAAGTCTCGAGCAGCCGCACTGCGACTCGGCTTTAAGTTTGAAGGTATCTTCAGACAGCATATAATCGTAAAAGGTCGAAATAGGGATACTGCTTGGTATTCGATGTTGGACAGTGAATGGGTTGCTGTTAAGAAGAACATGGAGATGTGGTTGTATCAAAACCCCAACCAGCAGCTATCCTTAACAGCACTCAATAATAGTAGGTCTTGA
- a CDS encoding helix-turn-helix transcriptional regulator, which yields MSDLNQYVQKRKARDPEFTENYETGYLEFKIGVLLRQAREEAGLTQEEVAQKLNTKKSAISRMENHAENVRLSTLGKYAKVLGKTLYLSVG from the coding sequence ATGAGCGATTTAAACCAGTATGTCCAAAAACGTAAAGCCAGAGACCCTGAATTTACCGAGAATTACGAAACTGGTTATTTGGAATTCAAGATCGGAGTTCTCCTTCGGCAAGCCAGAGAGGAGGCGGGTTTAACTCAGGAAGAGGTGGCGCAAAAGTTGAATACCAAGAAGTCTGCTATCTCAAGAATGGAGAACCATGCGGAAAATGTCAGATTGTCAACTTTAGGAAAGTACGCAAAAGTGCTTGGCAAGACATTATATTTATCAGTCGGATAA